In Pecten maximus chromosome 10, xPecMax1.1, whole genome shotgun sequence, one genomic interval encodes:
- the LOC117335751 gene encoding E3 ubiquitin-protein ligase TRIM33-like isoform X3, with translation MAEEIEFTEDENPFKLCVLCATDLKDKSPKLLPCLHTLCNPCYKTLFQVLKPEDPTLDGSKNETEPEKDNSDKTDTSGGGGGDPTPLDADACLVVDLEKPANGDTTKKDGEKSIDSFAVSCPACSAAVDKTLVIDNLFVNLDADTPIVIDEDEEEKEEVHKCTACDENEEASSFCLDCREWLCDQCVFAHKRVRITKDHSISPKSELKKDDEPPVTKGQKSMFCRTHKHEPLKLFCETCDKLTCRDCQLLEHKDHRYQFMNEAISKQREILQHVVVKVKQKLQNYNQADKILQAKNQELKTKLEDVCDNIRNVTDTLVNEIKSHSEKLVSHLEKYISGKTCVISDKQRLVNDAVFRMKHSVLFVENALTLGDDLSILYTKGSMMKVLDQLSRTGIPFHPSILNYAITFEHEKDFLLKNIIKVGHLVIDGTNYPNSWPAGHVTSQPTSMPLPSAAYATSTPHSHAPNMTVPHRPAIPGFESVAARVPPNIYNHIKNQVKNYPPEKQREMFQKMVEQYQLRQQQKAMQQFRQQQQLQQQHQGPQGIYGGILGGSNYTQVAGQVPVIEATRNLSNITNGGMPVRPPMSSASNRFPASGAIHNLASMNATFYNPAAPSRPSAPSVNRNQPPPPAYSRPMVPQGMNAYAMQQQNLPKRSTAPDLSGSGGYSAPRSGMCQEASGPTQGGYRQRQQVSTEGQHQPCSPTGSWHATICDLTNKYLPSTQSGPKSFEQTRSPGAQAASHANQTPSPAGAGFDQSGGASQGGTRVTPDLPPATSSSAESGQAVGSVTNSHVKQEFTEFPPCSFSQQQSQSSGTVLLPSQPPPPLVHMKPPVAPVGGGKTMPVPNNNDPNEDYCAVCQNGGDLLCCDKCPKVFHLKCHVPELNTYPRYVHGEWSCILCATEDDLCLTQKENKDFTIVPGTGKRKAPTGLTDNEIKACERILLELYCHQKSTVFHEPVSKAVPNYYKIITNPIDFGKIKCKLQRQNFNHYNAVDEFISDMLLVFRNCRTYNDATSEIWKHGKMVEEEFETFVHRFLPCYVEVLDEERERPAISTSPQDPASKKKRSEDSAIHFF, from the exons ATGGCAGAAGAGATAGAGTTTACCGAGGATGAAAACCCTTTTAAATTGTGCGTGCTCTGTGCAACTGACTTGAAGGATAAATCTCCAAAATTACTTCCATGTCTACACACATTGTGCAACCCTTGTTATAAGACGCTCTTTCAGGTTCTGAAACCTGAAGACCCTACGCTCGATGGCTCGAAAAATGAAACTGAACCAGAAAAGGACAATTCTGATAAAACAGACACATCTGGAGGGGGAGGCGGTGACCCCACACCGTTAGACGCGGATGCGTGCCTTGTTGTGGATCTTGAAAAGCCGGCAAACGGTGATACCACTA AAAAAGATGGTGAGAAAAGTATTGACAGTTTTGCTGTGTCCTGTCCTGCATGTAGTGCTGCAGTTGATAAAACCCTGGTCATTGACAATCTGTTCGTGAATCTTGATGCAGACACACCAATAGTTATTGACGAAGATGAGGAAGAGAAGGAAGAAGTTCACAAATGTACAGCATGTGATGAGAATGAGGAAGCGTCATCCTTCTGTCTTGATTGTAGGGAATGGTTGTGTGATCAGTGTGTTTTTGCACACAAGCGTGTACGAATCACTAAAGATCATTCAATCTCTCCGAAAAGTGAACTTAAAAAAGATGATGAACCTCCAGTCACAAAGGGACAGAAAAGTATGTTCTGTCGTACACATAAGCATGAGCCgttaaaattattttgtgaaACATGTGATAAATTAACTTGTCGAGACTGCCAACTTTTAGAACATAAAGATCATAGGTACCAGTTCATGAATGAGGCTATCTCAAAACAACGTGAAATTCTACAGCATGTGGTTGTCAAAgttaaacaaaaattacaaaattacaatCAAGCGGACAAAATACTCCAAGCTAAAAACCAGGAATTAAAGACAAAGTTGGAAGATGTATGTGACAATATCAGAAATGTGACTGATACActtgttaatgaaataaaatcacatTCAGAAAAGTTAGTGTCTCATTTGGAGAAGTACATTAGTGGTAAGACCTGTGTCATCTCTGATAAACAGAGGTTAGTGAACGACGCTGTGTTCCGAATGAAACATTCTGTACTATTTGTGGAAAACGCCCTGACGTTGGGCGATGACCTATCCATTCTATACACAAAAGGTTCGATGATGAAAGTCCTCGACCAACTATCCCGCACTGGCATTCCATTTCATCCTAGCATTCTCAACTATGCCATCACATTTGAACATGAAAAAGACTTCCTTCTGAAAAACATCATCAAAGTGGGCCATTTGGTAATTGATGGTACTAATTATCCAAATTCGTGGCCAGCAGGTCATGTGACATCACAACCCACCTCTATGCCCCTTCCTAGTGCTGCTTATGCGACCAGCACTCCTCACTCTCATGCTCCAAACATGACTGTACCGCACCGACCAGCAATTCCAGGCTTTGAAAGCGTTGCAGCTCGAGTCCcaccaaatatatacaaccACATTAAAAACCAAGTGAAGAATTATCCACCCGAGAAACAACGAGAAATGTTTCAGAAAATGGTTGAACAGTACCAACTTCGACAACAGCAGAAGGCAATGCAGCAGTTTCGGCAGCAACAGCAGCTACAGCAGCAACACCAGGGGCCACAGGGCATCTACGGTGGGATTCTAGGCGGCTCAAACTACACCCAGGTAGCAGGGCAGGTTCCGGTTATAGAGGCCACGCGTAACCTCAGCAACATCACTAATGGCGGTATGCCAGTGCGTCCTCCTATGTCAAGTGCATCTAACAGATTCCCCGCCAGTGGCGCCATACACAATTTGGCCAGTATGAATGCAACGTTCTATAACCCTGCAGCACCAAGTCGGCCCTCTGCTCCTTCAGTGAATCGCAATCAACCACCACCACCAGCTTACAGCAGACCCATGGTACCCCAAGGTATGAATGCATATGCCATGCAGCAACAAAACTTGCCAAAGCGTAGCACGGCCCCTGACCTGTCTGGATCGGGTGGTTACAGTGCGCCACGATCGGGCATGTGTCAGGAGGCGTCTGGGCCGACGCAGGGTGGGTACCGCCAGAGGCAGCAAGTGTCAACTGAGGGGCAGCACCAGCCATGTAGCCCCACCGGCTCTTGGCATGCAACTATCTGTGATCTTACCAATAAATATCTGCCCTCCACGCAATCAGGCCCCAAATCATTTGAGCAAACCAGATCCCCAG gTGCACAGGCTGCCTCTCATGCCAACCAGACCCCAAGTCCAGCTGGGGCAGGATTTGACCAATCTGGGGGCGCCAGCCAAGGCGGGACCAGAGTCACCCCTGACCTGCCGCCGGCCACCAGTAGTAGTGCTGAATCAGGACAGGCAGTAGGATCGGTCACCAACAG CCATGTAAAACAGGAGTTTACAGAATTTCCCCCTTGTTCCTTTTCACAGCAACAGTCACAG TCTTCAGGGACAGTACTTCTGCCATCGCAGCCACCTCCGCCCCTTGTACACATGAAACCTCCCGTGGCACCAGTGGGGGGAGGCAAGACGATGCCGGTCCCTAACAATAATGACCCTAATGAGGACTACTGTGCAGTGTGTCAGAACGGGGGCGACCTTTTATGTTGTGACAAGTGCCCTAAGGTGTTTCACTTAAAATGTCATGTCCCCGAGCTGAACACTTACCCAAGGTACGTCCA TGGAGAGTGGAGTTGTATCCTGTGTGCTACGGAAGACGACCTGTGTCTGACACAAAAGGAGAACAAGGACTTCACTATTGTACCAGGCACTGGGAAGAGAAAAGCTCCCACTGGGCTCACAGACAATGAAATCAAG GCCTGTGAACGTATACTGCTAGAGCTTTACTGTCACCAGAAAAGTACTGTGTTCCATGAACCTGTCAGCAAAGCG GTGCCCAACTACTACAAGATCATCACCAACCCAATAGACTTTGGTAAAATCAAATGTAAACTGCAGCGACAGAACTTCAACCACTACAACGCCGTGGATGAATTCATCTCGGATATGCTGCTAGTGTTCAGAAACTGCAGAACTTACAATGAT GCAACTTCCGAGATTTGGAAGCATGGTAAGATGGTTGAAGAGGAATTTGAGACCTTTGTACATCGCTTCCTACCATGTTATGTGGAAGTTCTTGATGAGGAACGGGAACGACCAGCAATATCAACCTCCCCACAGGATCCTGCATCCAAGAAGAAGCGGTCAGAGGATTCTGCTATTCATTTCTTCTAA